A window of the Vanessa tameamea isolate UH-Manoa-2023 chromosome 22, ilVanTame1 primary haplotype, whole genome shotgun sequence genome harbors these coding sequences:
- the LOC113402615 gene encoding TNF receptor-associated factor 3, producing the protein MSLKRELEFGESKAKDSSCYFCNDMFEMGKLQNHLKQCGSILEQCPLRCGAWIQRKHKETHVKECPQMEKTRNVSSPSHVRVSDPTPPIVINHTWNPRSIPLEDCVSFLEKEVASIKLIITEESSHRDVQSTELENLRSKLVLVEERSQHFLSTIVSLRSAVDDEAERAANWAAQFKHDLANVQLALQELQSQQLNTVMRLESAVSSLVHEQRERELLEQALTQHDNRIRTIKSLEEVIEYIKQTVEEERERNAESRAMLESELIETRRSSEQLGQLSNLRMQLQNAATGDRPTIDRLAVLEVATASARADATEHAARADMLARDLRALTKSYHKIRSELADFQTRISLDSPEFGGDNGHLIWRIDKFSVRMKEAKENDAVLTSPLFRTNKYGYTLKAEVNLNGIGKWKGRHITSTVRLVAGPYDALLDWPCQLSVNIVLKDQPAKRSQANDIVKSLDLRRKSSSTRHDYDDSGEDRYRSTETLDKSIIQLKRQYIFIPHTSLDKFEYIKNDTMFFEFLVNH; encoded by the exons aacCACTTGAAGCAATGTGGCAGTATACTGGAGCAGTGCCCGCTCCGCTGCGGCGCGTGGATACAGAGGAAACACAAGGAGACACACGTGAAAGAATGCCCACAAATGGAAAAG ACTCGTAACGTCTCGTCTCCAAGTCACGTGCGTGTCTCCGACCCGACGCCACCTATCGTCATTAACCACACATGGAATCCAAGATCAATACCTCTGGAAGATTGCGTCTCTTTCCTTGAAAAAGAAGTAGCTTCAATCAA attaataataactgAAGAGTCGAGCCATCGCGATGTCCAATCCACTGAGTTAGAAAACCTTCGCTCCAAACTGGTGCTGGTGGAGGAGCGTTCGCAGCACTTTCTCTCTACCATCGTGAGCCTGCGTTCGGCCGTGGATGACGAGGCTGAAAGAGCTGCCAACTGGGCGGCACAGTTCAAACATGATTTGGCTAATGTGCAGCTGGCATTACAG GAACTCCAAAGTCAGCAGCTGAACACAGTGATGCGGCTGGAGAGTGCTGTCAGCAGCCTGGTCCACGAACAGCGCGAGAGGGAGCTGCTTGAGCAAGCCTTGACACAACACGACAATAGAATCCGCACCATTAAAAGTCTTG agGAGGTAATAGAGTACATAAAGCAGACAGTTGAAGAAGAGAGGGAGAGGAATGCAGAGAGTCGTGCGATGCTGGAGAGCGAGCTCATTGAGACGCGCCGGTCCTCTGAGCAGCTGGGGCAGCTGTCGAATCTGAGGATGCAGCTACAAAATGCCGCTACTGGAGACCGacct ACGATAGACCGGCTAGCCGTGCTGGAGGTGGCGACGGCGAGCGCGCGCGCCGACGCGACGGAGCACGCCGCGCGCGCCGACATGCTCGCCCGCGACCTGCGCGCGCTCACCAAGTCCTACCATAAGATACGCAGCGAGCTCGCCGACTTCCAGACTAGAATCTCCCTGGACAGCCCCGAGTTCGGAGGAGATAACG GTCATCTAATATGGCGAATAGACAAATTTTCCGTTCGAATGAAAGAAGCAAAAGAAAACGACGCAGTACTAACGAGCCCACTTTTCCGAACAAACAAATACGGTTACACACTTAAG GCTGAAGTAAATCTAAACGGCATAGGCAAGTGGAAGGGGCGCCACATCACCAGCACGGTGCGCCTCGTGGCCGGCCCCTACGACGCGCTGCTGGACTGGCCGTGCCAGCTGTCCGTCAACATCGTGCTCAAGGACCAGCCAGCTAAGCGCAGTCAG GCGAATGACATAGTGAAATCTCTAGACCTCCGTCGCAAGTCATCCTCGACGCGGCATGACTACGACGACAGCGGAGAAGACAGATACAGGTCCACGGAGACTCTGGACAAGAGCATCATACAGTTGAAGAGGCAGTACATCTTTATACCACACACTAGTTTGGACAAattcgaatatattaaaaatgatacaaTGTTCTTCGAGTTCCTTGTTAATCACTAA
- the LOC113401536 gene encoding NEDD8 ultimate buster 1: MDSLEHEDLLIKLRAKLNEEKIKLWESPYISDGGEISEALKELANKYSTVLNVENDSVLQGLHELQIHSIERSKANEEFKETGCATLRVKVTMGGQKPETIKILKKLNIQGDELINSIAELLKVDKNRIKLIYNGKMITHSSSLETQGVKNGAQLLALVMTETLEQIQKEDKIYNEMKSTLDDATLLTDYVGDLAADEEYMKLEDQSGQTVELPPAEKRALLIGLALHERGRAAAQNHDYSLALVLLLEADRQLNECRSSLLNTVDNCAVLQLDIAWCYLCLQSLSSANDASTRLTRAEKAFRVSYGEDHQRLIALKGTNANERVLFMRLYLLQGIVAYHQNKREEARALLAKAETELNYLKVDEAAVGALTELGWTDAQARRGLRAARGPERAHAWLAERARERDDARRRDLRRREAQAAAGSTSPRRLRALQAMGYGRALAARALRRADGDVADAVRLIQDAPHLLRDSDVSDPEDLDTPSSDDSLVEPDNKLVAELEAMGYPPEEARTALRLSHNHINKAVDLLVAGCSSICDTGNPSTSDGAARRKLKKEAKEKRKKERELALRRLKSAIRADEDDYLSASLAEEEQFLTQYKSLI; encoded by the exons ATGGACAGTCTCGAACACGAagacttattaataaaacttcgcGCCAAACtaaatgaagaaaaaattaaGCTATGGGAATCGCCGTATATTTCGGATGGCGGCGAAATTTCAGAGGCCTTAAAg gaACTGgcaaataaatattctacagtACTAAATGTAGAGAATGACAGTGTTCTTCAAGGCTTACATGAATTGCAAATACATTCCATTGAAAGATCTAAAGCTAACGAAGAATTCAAGGAGACGGGATGTGCTACATTAAGAGTAAAGGTGACAATGGGGGGACAGAAGCCCgagacaataaaaatattaaaaaaattgaatattcagGGAGATGAACTCATAAACTCGATTGCAGAGTTGCTTAAAGTTGATAAAAATAG GATAAAGCTGATTTACAATGGGAAGATGATAACACACAGTTCCAGCCTAGAAACACAAGGAGTCAAAAATGGAGCCCAACTCTTGGCTTTGGTAATGACAG AAACCCTAGAGCAAATACAAAAGGAAGATAAAATTTACAACGAAATGAAATCTACGTTAGATGATGCAACCTTACTGACGGATTATGTCGGTGATCTTGCAGCTGATGAAGAGTATATGAAG TTAGAAGACCAATCAGGGCAGACAGTAGAACTACCTCCAGCGGAGAAAAGGGCTCTTCTCATAGGACTAGCGTTGCATGAACGCGGACGAGCAGCAGCCCAGAACCATGATTACTCTCTAGCTTTGGTGCTACTTCTCGAAGCTGACAGACAATTGAA cGAGTGTAGATCATCATTACTCAACACAGTGGACAACTGTGCCGTCTTGCAACTGGATATAGCCTGGTGTTACCTCTGCTTGCAGAGTCTGTCTTCTGCCAATGACGCATCAACTCGACTAACGAGGGCTGAGAAGGCATTTAGAGTCTCATATGGGGAGGATCATCAGAGGCTGATAGCCCTTAAAGGAACAAATG CTAACGAACGAGTGCTGTTCATGCGGCTCTACTTGCTGCAAGGCATCGTTGCTTATCATCAGAACAAACGAGAGGAAGCGAGGGCGCTGTTGGCGAAAGCTGAGACGGAGCTGAACTATTTGAAG GTGGACGAGGCGGCCGTGGGCGCGCTGACGGAGCTCGGCTGGACGGACGCGCAGGCGCGGCGCGGCCTGCGGGCGGCGCGCGGGCCCGAGCGCGCGCACGCCTGGCTCGCCGAGCGCGCCCGCGAGCGCGACGACGCGCGCCGCCGCGACCTGCGCCGCAG GGAGGCGCAGGCGGCGGCCGGCTCCACGTCCCCGCGGCGGCTGCGCGCGCTGCAGGCCATGGGCTACGGCCGCGCGCTGGCGGCCCGCGCGCTGCGCCGCGCCGACGGCGACGTGGCCGACGCCGTGCGCCTCATCCAGGACGCGCCACACCTG CTAAGAGACAGCGATGTGTCAGACCCAGAAGACTTGGATACACCGAGCTCTGATGACTCCCTCGTGGAACCAGACAACAAGCTGGTTGCTGAG TTAGAAGCCATGGGTTACCCCCCTGAAGAAGCTCGTACTGCGCTGCGTCTGTCCCACAACCACATCAATAAGGCGGTGGACCTCCTCGTAGCCGGCTGCAGTAGTATCT GCGATACCGGCAATCCGTCCACGAGTGACGGCGCGGCGAGGAGGAAGTTAAAAAAGGAGGCCAAGGAAAAGAG GAAAAAGGAACGCGAGTTGGCGCTCCGGCGGCTGAAGAGCGCCATCCGCGCCGACGAGGACGACTACCTGAGCGCCTCGCTGGCCGAGGAGGAGCAGTTCCTGACGCAGTACAAGTCGCTCATTTAA
- the LOC113401535 gene encoding uncharacterized protein LOC113401535, whose translation MKTLLWITMAFVIIRSSYSYILLTANMEDVHALARQLATSPVVHEIGKMWRRASSQFRRQIARDARRHGDSDTDGESKETEEDRNMRRIVKNLIALAKDTGYLGPMKRAFEIIKPKIELNK comes from the exons ATGAAGACTTTGCTGTGGATTACAA tggcATTCGTGATCATACGTTCTTCGTATTCTTATATTCTGCTGACCGCCAACATGGAGGACGTACACGCGCTCGCTAGGCAGCTGGCTACGTCGCCAGTCGTCCATGAAATCGGCAAAATGTGGCGTCGAGCTTCTAGTCAGTTTCGAAGGCAAATCGCTCGTGACGCACGCAGGCATGGTGACAGTGATACTGATGGAG agtcAAAGGAGACGGAAGAAGACAGAAATATGAGAAGAATAGTTAAGAATCTGATAGCTTTGGCCAAGGACACAGGCTACCTCGGTCCTATGAAACGCGCCTTCGAAATCATTAAGCCGAAAAtagaacttaataaataa